The genomic stretch ACTAATTCACAGATGCGTAAGGCTGCCAATGATGATAATGCATGGAAAGCTCTCTATCACAAGGTATTTATTTCTGGAATTTCTGTTTCTTCTCGAGCTTATATttggggggttttttttttgggtatgtTTTGATCTTAGACTGCAGTTTgctgttttattttattgtcgATTTGAAGGTTGAATTGCTTTTCTCAGTTTGAAAGgatttttaaaattcttgttgGCCTATCTACCTACAATTTCTGATGTTGGAACTGTGATTGATTAATTGTGGGAATTTGGCACTGTCAATTGGTGGTCTATATTGTTGTGTTGAGTAGTATGGGCTTAAGAATTGGATGAAATAAATTTTGGTTTTATAATGCAGAGTTTAGAAGTCATTTAAAACTTGGTGAGTTTCGTATTATAGTACAAGTGTTGAAGGTGGATTTGTGGAAAGGGGTTGTTCTAGATAATAAGGGGTAGAGTATTGATATGACTATAGAGATCTCCAGAAAGTGATTTAAATTTGCCACCAAGCTTATAGTGAGTGATTGTCACTTGAGTAGGTTTGTCATTATCTGGTGGTGTGTTTTAAGTCTACCTTTGTCTTTCTACTTGGTTGCCTCTCAGTTGTGCTTCAACAGGAATAAGTGATTGGGTTTGGGCAGCTGAGAGGAGATTGACTTCAATTTGGAGTGTGTAATGAGGGCTGAAGGTTTGTTGCAAGTCCTGTTTTATCTTTTATCCTTTTTGTTAAATTGACAATAGTAGGTTTCTCAATCTTGTTACTATACTGACAAAAAAGCGTTTAATGGTCTCTTGCTTTTCCTTGGCAGAAAAGGGAAGATTGTTTGGGTTAATTCAAACCAGTTAATAATTTAGTGAGGAAGGAAATTAGGaatgcattttgtttcttttactaccattttcttttttaaacaaTAATGAGATATGTTAAATAATATTATGTAGGCCAAGCCACAATGGTCGCCCTTCTACTACACGAAGAAGGATAAGGTTGTTGTCTCAGGCTTATATATATAGTGGTGTGTTGTGGATTGGGGATGGGTTTAACAGGATGCAGAGATGGAAGAGACATGAAGAAAACGAACTAAGCTGGGAATTTTCAAATTCTGATAATTTGCCTCTGGCAAAGCAAAGAGGTTATATTAGGTATTTGTAGGTAAAAGACATGACAACAAACGTCATCGTTCTTCTAGTGGAGAACACATTATGGTATTTATTGGATGGAACTTTGTTTGGGAAAGTTAATGGCACATTTATTAACTGGGAAGGTTATAGGAAAAATCATTCCTGATTCTGCTACCATACTGAGTAATCCATCTGATGAATTGGGTTTTGGGTTGATGGTGCTTTATATGCTCTTCTCTTTGATACTTTAGCCAGATGTTCCTGTTGCTGTAATCTGGTAGAACTTTTACTGGAAAATATGTTGATTAATTTTGTTCATTTAGTGAGGATATCAAAATTCTGATCTTTGGTAGCTTCTTATTAACTAGTGAAATTACCGTTTGCTTTGGCAATGATTCTAGGAATTCTTTGAAAGGGTGAATAAATGTGTTTCTGTTTCCTCATGTAATTTCAGGATTTCACATTGGAGCAGGATAGTGTGATTCCAGTTAATGGATGGAAGGCCTATTATGCAGCTACAAGAGCCATTGTGAACATTAACAATGAATTTTTTCGCATCATTAAAGAAAGGTCACTTGCAGAAATGGGTCATTTCTGGCTAAATGCAGATTATGTGAAGTGTTTCCATGCTTCTGGAGAGTCCTTTACTGGGTAGGATGCTTCTTATTTCTTCAAAGAATCTTTggttttctttctatttttttccagTTTATCTTGCAATTATTTGACCTTATGTTAGAAGTTGCATAAGTTTGCAATTTGAGTTGCTTCTTTTCCATTCATTGTGCTGGTTATGCCGTGCTTGCAGATTGTGATTGAGTTATACGCGGTGGCAGTTGTTTGAGTAAACAACGATAGAAATTCTAGGCATCTTTCTTCCCCCATTCTCCTCTCCTCTTGTATTGGCTTCTTTTTCTTCGTCTTTGTTTTTAGCTTCATTAATTCCGTTATATTATGCATCTGTTTTGTTACCATGTCATTTGAACACAAGTTTGTAGCCTAATTGCGGCTTGGACCTCTATGGTCACGTCACGCCTGATATAGATTACTGAATCTGATTTCTGTTCTGTGTTCTGTAAGCCATTGCTTCTATGACTGTTTTTACGTATTGAAATACTCTGTAAGTAGCTTAACTTGTGTTACAATTTTTTCCCCATCTGGTTCACCCCGAAGTTATACAAACTATTAGGCAAGTAGTGAGTAGCCTAgaaaattaaatcatgtcatGCGGTTTATCCAATGAAGCTGCTGTTGCTCTCCAGATATGTACCAGATGTAAGAGGAACTAATATCTTTCTTGTGCAGATACAGTGCGGTCATGCAAAGCTGGCAGCTAGCTTTTAACTGGGAGCAAGGTTTTAATTTTCAAGTTCAAGATGTAAGGGCACGGGTACTAACAGATATGGCTTGGGTAGCCATGAAAGCTTATGTTGACATGGAGACTGGGCCATTCAATGTGACTAATATATTTGAATTCCATAATGGAAGGTGGTACATGGTCCATCATCACACCTCAGTGATGATGGTAAATGGAGGCGCCGAACAACAAATGATGCAGGGTTAGGAAGCATAGTCTCAAAGCTTAAGTTACAAGGATGATggtatttattaaaatttgaaagtggtacagtttttttctcttcttacgAGGGTCCCTTGTCTATGATTCCTTGGAAGATCCTATgtaacctctctctctctctcccctccCCCCCCACCCCACCCCAAGGCCCCGGTTTTTGGAAGATTTTCTTAACCTCAGTTTTCACCTTTTTGATGGTAAAGAAGCTACCATCTTGCTTCTAAAAGTGGTTTACTAGTGCTGATTTCAATTCGGATCAGTAATTGAGCAATCTTTGAGTAAGTACAGCTTTGTTAGAAACTTCATGCGACTTTGAAAATGAAGCGTAAGATTGTATCTCTTTCATGTTGTCTTTTGTACTTCAGGAGAAATGTAGACCCACTGCACTCATTTATCTTGGCTATTTATGCGCATCTCTGAATGACTCACATTTCCGATGTGATTGCCTAGAGGTTGCGTGATATTTTAATTAACAATTTCTATGCTGGGAAACTACCAGGTGATAATGTCTCCACTGTAGCCTTTGATTATGCTGCCGGTGTGGAACAGAAGCCTTGTGATCAGCTGCCTCAATGTCGCTGGCTAGCAACGCCGTTGAATTTCACTCTGGTTGATTTCATCTAGGGATCTAGAATGATTGGATTTTTTTAAGATGGTACGGATGTTTGCAACTTGGATATAGGatactttcttctttttctttcggcCTGAGCTtcaccctcttttttttttttttagggtcaGATCTCCATTGTCTATATAAAGCCCAATTATCACCTATTTCTGGGCATAAGGCATAGACATTCTTCTCATCCGTAGATAGCACTCTTAACTGATGAGAGAAGGGTCCGGTGCTTGTGAACAAttttttcacctttttctcACCCTTCTTGCACTGTTGGAATTTGCTGCTGgtgaaatgttaaaaaaaaaaaaaagaggttccATGGTCTAGTTCAATGAAACCTTCTACGATTCCTCCGCTGTTTAGCAAACACGTCCATTCTGAtattttggtttcaagattaaTCTAAGGGCATCTGAGTGCAGTGCAGTAGTCTGATGGTGTATTGACGTAATATCTACTATACTGTATATAAAGCTTGAGGAAAGGGTTTGGATTAACATTGAAATTAACATTTATCTTCACTTTatgagcttttttttttatacccatgactatttttatttttaactatTTAAGTATATGTTTTTAATATAATTATTCCTTCTTCAAtaacaaaaattttatttaaaatatataatcataaatattatgtattttttgattGCACATACGTTGGGTTTGCATTGAACACTAGTTAGTACAATGATTCAGCTTTTTTTATCATTCTATATTTCTTTTACCAGTTCAAAGGAGTTTATGAGTATGAGCATTACTGTTATTTACAGTTGTATtacaataatttatataaaattgtAAGTTAGTGAATGAAGAAGTTTTAGTGTCTAATATGAAATATGTTTATTTTAGCATTATAAACAGTTATTTTAAATCACAAGAAAGTAATTAGGACCCTCAGACCAATCATTACAAGAATCGAATTATTACAGTTGCTCACCTCTACTAGACAAAAAGTATCACAGTTTCTTGATATCCCGGTGTTCACAAACACACACAATCCCTGCTAAACATGAATTGTACATGTATTTTATAGTTCAGGACTTGATGTGTAGCATGCAAGACACTTGCTTAAAAGCTTGGAATATCCTTAACTATCTATCTCAGCCtcagaaaacaaaagagaattacCTTTGCACCACTAATTTGTAaattttgggggaaaaaaagagCATACCACGTACATGATACACCCCCATTCGTCAAGAAGGAAAATATAATCACCAAGCCAGCAGTAAATCTTGGGGGAAAGAAAAAGTATTCTGAGAATTTGCGGCTGTTAGCGCTCCTATCTCTCTCTTGCAGAGTCattgagaaagagagagagagagagaggatgaCCGCCACTACCACCAGCAGCAGCAGAGTCTCCGCTTTCTTCTCTGTACCGATAAAACTATCCAACCAACTCCAAGCAACGGTGCACAACAAGCAAGTCATTTTCATTCCAAAACTGCAAACTTTCTCCATTGCCCAAGCAAAAAAAACTCCTTCAGTAAAGCTCAGTCCTTTGCTCCGCTTTGCTTCAACATCCTCATCACCTGctgttgaagaagaagagggtCAAGAAAAAGGAGATGAGTTTCCCCATTCAGATAATCATGAGGTTCTTCTCCAATCTGGATCATCCACACTTCTACAAGAACCTCAGACTCCACCCTCTGTGAGGT from Coffea eugenioides isolate CCC68of chromosome 8, Ceug_1.0, whole genome shotgun sequence encodes the following:
- the LOC113779108 gene encoding F-box protein SKIP8-like, whose amino-acid sequence is MEIIISNFFSNNSIFLAVAALLITALGCVFGTLFTVRSKAKFSGGFCCSCKGNSGTFHTTAYLNGVITGLEDNSRSGEEEMVEKVAAVVPPEKQSGASMMEQLVPEITTHALSYLDYPSLCRLSMTNSQMRKAANDDNAWKALYHKDFTLEQDSVIPVNGWKAYYAATRAIVNINNEFFRIIKERSLAEMGHFWLNADYVKCFHASGESFTGYSAVMQSWQLAFNWEQGFNFQVQDVRARVLTDMAWVAMKAYVDMETGPFNVTNIFEFHNGRWYMVHHHTSVMMVNGGAEQQMMQG
- the LOC113779577 gene encoding uncharacterized protein LOC113779577; amino-acid sequence: MTATTTSSSRVSAFFSVPIKLSNQLQATVHNKQVIFIPKLQTFSIAQAKKTPSVKLSPLLRFASTSSSPAVEEEEGQEKGDEFPHSDNHEVLLQSGSSTLLQEPQTPPSVRGCQVCGKEEIERGCNGEGRIQGGIATVPGFGWWPIKAYRPCPSFVATGGRYRRTGQSMDDIGFGGGGREASAGNDRNAQSSKKKQGPTKFKP